Genomic window (Candidatus Methylomirabilota bacterium):
CGCCGTCGCGGGGATGCCGCGCAGGCCGTCCTTGCGCCTGTCCTCAAGAATCAGCGTGATGGCATTGCCTAGGCTTTTCAAGGCTGCCGCCTTCGTCCTGCCCTGGCCATTCGCGCCGGGAATCTCCGGGCAGTACGCGATGTACCAGTGCCGGTCCCGTTCCACTACTGCCGTGAATTCGTTTCGCATGCGCCCTCGTCCCTCCGTTTCTAGCCTAGCGCATTTCTGGCACTGCGGCGCCGGCTACGAACGTAGCACCATAGCAGGCCAGACTCTTACTTCTCGCTCGACAGTACCAGCGTCCCCGCGGCCGACAGCATGCCGCCCATGCCGTTGACGAGCGAGACCGTGCACTTCGGCACCTGGCGCGGGCCGCATTCGCCGCGGAGCTGGCGGGCTGCCTCGATGATGGGGAAGATGCCGTACATGCCGGAGTGAGTGTAGGAGAGGCCGCCGCCGTTGGTGTTGATGGGCAGCGAGCCGCCTGGCGTGGACCTGCCGTTGTCGAAGAAGTGGACGCCCTCGCCCGGCTTACAGAAGCCGAGGGACTCGAGCATGATCGGCGGCCCCGAGGTGAAGGCGTCGTAGAACATGAGGTGGTTGAAGTCCTTGTGCGTCACGCCGGCCATCGTGAAGGCCTTGGTGCCGGACATGCGCGTGGCTTCGCTGAAGGTCAGGTTCTTCATCTGCGTCAGGCTCACGTGCTCGGTCGCCTCGCCCGCGCCGCGCACGTAGACGGGCTTCTTGGCGCAGTCCTTCGCGCGATCGGCGCGCGTCAGCACGACGGCGCCGCCAGCGTCGGTCACGAGGCAGATGTTCAGCACGTTGAAGGGGTAGCAGATGGGGCGCGAGTTCAGCACGTCGGCAATGGTGATGGGCTCGCGGTTCTTCGCCTTGGGATTGAGAGCGGCC
Coding sequences:
- a CDS encoding acetyl-CoA acetyltransferase → MKELRNSVCIVGVDESDELGTLPHKSMLTLHLEAVRNAVRDAGLKISDVDGIFTAGQHSPATIGEALGITPQYVDGTTVGGCSFIIMVGHALVALHHGLCDVAVVCHGESGRSGVGVTPRRDTALPGQYEAPFGFGGASTLFGMITTRHMHEHGTTLEQWAQVAVSTRQWAALNPKAKNREPITIADVLNSRPICYPFNVLNICLVTDAGGAVVLTRADRAKDCAKKPVYVRGAGEATEHVSLTQMKNLTFSEATRMSGTKAFTMAGVTHKDFNHLMFYDAFTSGPPIMLESLGFCKPGEGVHFFDNGRSTPGGSLPINTNGGGLSYTHSGMYGIFPIIEAARQLRGECGPRQVPKCTVSLVNGMGGMLSAAGTLVLSSEK
- a CDS encoding type II toxin-antitoxin system HicB family antitoxin — translated: MRNEFTAVVERDRHWYIAYCPEIPGANGQGRTKAAALKSLGNAITLILEDRRKDGLRGIPATATREKVVVG